A single Anopheles funestus chromosome 2RL, idAnoFuneDA-416_04, whole genome shotgun sequence DNA region contains:
- the LOC125763673 gene encoding A disintegrin and metalloproteinase with thrombospondin motifs 9-like — protein MPNTQYSSFRNDVQPNQSMKNGNYQPNTETSPVLRGQWRTYNYSNCSAECKGGFKKRMVRCMSKNDQVLEDRYCPHPKPATQINCANFRCPTWTFGQWSKCNNECKRSRQVLCQDHRGNESNQCAKEMKPPDEESCCNFKWRITCSGTCDAEGRRKPNLICKKIFPKSIDNPHPFRTGKRVEEKYCTNAKKPSPIKQKKKCSKPCPTRWETSPWSKCSVGCGSGRTVRNVTCTDGRTILPKACNMTTKPPNTKVCEEFSGCRWKIMKFGKCNCKGRQSRTVKCFDEMLNTESNRCSENERPPKTIACQKPSGCRTPSRNRHHQSAYRNCKDAQRKHRIDGEYTMNLNGTKTKIYCHKMATRSPVEYLSLPAGATENYAIYIKRRAADANRCQMSPRDWEDESISYGATHYQKIRINISTLQVYTNDFEFTTSSGTKQSFGSAGDCYSNTGHCPQGDFAINLEGTPFRIRPRTTWETAGVNSVIKFLVPLKTPYKKVRALCGGYCGSCSVSRNTNLYLQLA, from the exons ATGCCTAACACCCAATACTCATCCTTTCGGAACGACGTACAGCCAAACCAGAGCATGAAAAATGGCAACTACCAACCAAACACGGAAACGAGCCCTGTTCTGCGTGGACAGTGGCGCACCTACAATTATTCCAACTGCAGTGCGGAATGTAAAGGCGGGTTTAAGAAGCGCATGGTTCGCTGCATGTCCAAAAACGATCAGGTGCTGGAGGACCGTTACTGCCCCCATCCAAAACCTGCGACACAGATCAATTGTGCCAACTTTCGCTGTCCCACCTGGACGTTTGGCCAATGGAGCAAG TGTAATAACGAATGCAAACGCTCCCGTCAGGTCCTGTGCCAGGACCATCGTGGCAATGAAAGCAACCAATGCGcgaaggaaatgaaaccgcCCGACGAGGAATCGTGTTGTAATTTTAAATGGCGAATTACC TGCTCCGGAACGTGTGATGCTGAGGGACGCCGCAAGCCCAATCTCATCTGCAAGAAGATATTTCCCAAATCGATCGATAATCCGCATCCGTTCAGAACCGGCAAACGTGTTGAGGAGAAGTATTGTACCAATGCAAAAAAACCGTCGCCTatcaagcagaagaaaaaatgtagcaaaccaTGTCCAACCCGCTGGGAGACCTCGCCCTGGTCCAAG TGTTCGGTTGGGTGCGGTTCCGGCAGAACAGTGCGAAACGTGACCTGCACCGATGGCCGTACGATCTTACCGAAAGCCTGCAACATGACGACGAAACCGCCGAACACGAAGGTCTGCGAAGAATTCAGTGGCTGTCGATGGAAAATAATGAAGTTTGGCAAA TGCAACTGTAAGGGTAGGCAGAGTCGCACCGTCAAGTGTTTCGATGAAATGCTGAACACCGAATCGAATCGCTGCTCGGAGAACGAACGTCCTCCGAAGACGATCGCTTGCCAAAAGCCATCGGGATGCCGTACGCCTTCGCGCAATCGACACCATCAGTCGGCCTACAGAAATTGCAAGGATGCTCAGCGTAAGCATCGCATCGATGGCGAATATACGATGAACTTGAATGGGACCAAAACCAAGATTTACTGTCACAAAATGGCGACTAGATCACCGGTGGAATATCTTAGTCTCCCAGCAG GTGCAACGGAAAACTATGCGATCTACATTAAGCGACGAGCGGCTGATGCAAACAGGTGTCAAATGTCACCGCGTGATTGGGAGGATGAAAGCATTAGCTACGGTGCGACACATTATCAAAAGATTCGTATCAATATCAGTACACTCCAGGTGTATACGAACGACTTTGAATTTACCACCAGCTCCGGTACGAAGCAATCGTTCGGTTCCGCTGGTGACTGCTACAGCAATACCGGCCATTGTCCGCAGGGCGACTTTGCCATCAACCTGGAGGGCACCCCGTTTCGCATTAGGCCACGCACCACGTGGGAAACGGCCGGTGTGAATTCCGTGATCAAGTTCCTCGTACCG CTTAAAACGCCTTATAAAAAGGTGCGGGCACTTTGTGGCGGCTACTGTGGCAGTTGCTCCGTGTCACGAAATACCAACCTATACCTACAGCTAGCATAG
- the LOC125765884 gene encoding A disintegrin and metalloproteinase with thrombospondin motifs 9-like: protein MPHDDDSRCQRYRGDSSGNNRIMSRTIDHNTHPWQWSNCSKQILSEYFEKNPENCLLNHPSTDLMSPDTTLAGEKFTNNKQCELVFGNGSKICSYMPTCARLWCSWENEMSGCKTQHMPWADGTECQEGHWCQKGQCVPIDRTALKPQNGGWSGWSAFNVCSRTCGGGVQKRTRECDSPKPKNGGKFCTGLRIEYRACNTDACPNSRYNFREEQCHEMDGQNFDVPTLESNVRWIPKYGTPLADQCKLFCRAQNKSLYFMLREKVIDGTPCTFPEDSFDMCINGQCRKAGCDYVLNSDSKLDQCGVCNGNNDTCKEVKRTFYYGNQNSVYKVSPDKSIEFHIQDGATNINIAHTGYMKDASFLSLMSGNEIIFNDPKHPTPHTSKHRLFAGVRLEYTVHGSHERITSTYGRPLKEKLTVRHVRKGNSDKTFNGEVMYSYMLPIPSPLEDRLSNSIHSQHEHEPYKHTHYTHYPHHNANSVQRLQHTVFAPESPYRWENSDWMDCDQQCTGRRRRTSICKNTNTWQEASPDNCNQSAKPQDSYEPCNTDCKFEWESGPIECSSACGEGYKQIDYLPVQERNMELFVME, encoded by the exons ATGCCCCACGATGATGACAGCCGGTGTCAGCGATATCGAGGCGATTCGTCCGGAAACAATCGAATCATGTCACGCACGATCGACCATAACACGCATCCCTGGCAGTGGTCCaattgttcaaaacaaattctGAGCGAATACTTTGA AAAAAATCCAGAAAACTGCTTGCTGAACCACCCATCGACGGATCTGATGTCGCCAGATACTACGCTGGCTGGGGAAAAGTTTaccaacaacaaacagtgcGAGCTGGTGTTCGGCAATGGTTCGAAAATCTGTTCCTACATGCCGACCTGCGCCCGGCTTTGGTGCAGCTGGGAGAATGAAATGTCCGGCTGCAAAACGCAACATATGCCGTGGGCTGATGGAACCGAATGCCAGGAGGGACACTGGTGCCAGAAAGGTCAGTGTGTCCCAATCGATCGGACAGCACTAAAGCCACAGAACGGAGGATGGAGTGGGTGGAGTGC CTTCAACGTCTGTTCACGAACTTGTGGTGGAGGTGTTCAGAAACGTACCCGTGAATGCGACTCTCCAAAGCCGAAAAATGGTGGCAAGTTCTGCACGGGATTACGCATTGAGTATCGTGCCTGCAATACAGACGCTTGTCCGAACTCACGGTACAACTTCCGCGAGGAGCAGTGCCACGAGATGGACGGTCAGAACTTTGATGTGCCAACGCTCGAATCGAATGTCCGATGGATCCCAAAGTATGGTACACCGCTGGCAGATCAGTGCAAGTTGTTCTGCCGTGCGCAGAACAAGAGCCTGTACTTCATGCTGCGCGAGAAAGTGATCGACGGTACACCGTGCACGTTTCCGGAGGATAGTTTCGATATGTGCATTAACGGGCAGTGCCGCAAGGCGGGATGCGATTATGTGCTAAATTCCGACTCCAAGCTCGATCAGTGCGGTGTATGCAACGGGAACAATGACACCTGCAAGGAAGTGAAGAGAACGTTTTACTACGGCAATCAAAACAGCGTTTACAAGGTGTCGCCCGACAAATCGATCGAGTTTCATATACAGGATGGTGCCACCAACATTAACATCGCACACACGGGCTACATGAAAGATGCATCCTTTTTGA GTTTGATGAGTGGAAATGAGATCATCTTCAATGACCCAAAACATCCCACACCGCACACAAGCAAACATCGACTGTTTGCCGGAGTGCGGCTAGAGTATACGGTGCACGGGTCTCACGAACGCATTACATCCACCTACGGACGTCCGCTGAAGGAAAAGCTTACCGTACGGCATGTACGCAAAGGGAACAGCGATAAAACATTCAACGGTGAGGTGATGTACAGCTACATGCTGCCGATTCCTTCGCCCTTGGAGGACAGGCTCTCCAATTCGATACATTCACAGCATGAACACGAGCcttacaaacacacgcattATACGCACTATCCGCACCACAACGCTAACAGTGTGCAGCGGCTTCAGCACACGGTATTTGCACCCGAGTCACCGTACCGGTGGGAAAATTCCGACTGGATGGATTGTGATCAGCAGTGTACGGGCAGGCGAAGGCGTACATCCATCtgcaaaaacaccaacacatgGCAGGAAGCATCGCCGGATAATTGTAATCAATCGGCCAAACCGCAAGATTCATACGAGCCCTGCAACACGGATTGCAAGTTCGA ATGGGAGTCCGGTCCGATCGAGTGTTCGAGTGCCTGTGGCGAAGGATACAAACAGATCGACTATTT GCCCGTGCAAGAACGCAACATGGAACTATTCGTCATGGAATAA